In a single window of the Acinetobacter sp. CS-2 genome:
- the fba gene encoding class II fructose-bisphosphate aldolase (catalyzes the reversible aldol condensation of dihydroxyacetonephosphate and glyceraldehyde 3-phosphate in the Calvin cycle, glycolysis, and/or gluconeogenesis), which yields MALISMRQLLDHAAEHNYGVPAFNVNNLEQMRAIMLAADETNSPVIVQASAGARKYAGAPFLRHLILAAIEEWPHIPVVMHQDHGTSPDVCQRSIQLGFSSVMMDGSLGEDGKTPTSYEYNVDVTRRTVQMAHACGVSVEGEIGCLGSLETGMAGEEDGVGAEGVLDHSQLLTSVEEARSFVADTDVDALAIAVGTSHGAYKFTRPPTGDILAIDRIKEIHAALPNTHLVMHGSSSVPQEWLAVINEFGGDIKETYGVPVEQLVEAIKHGVRKINIDTDLRLASTGAMRRMMAEKPSEFDPRKFFAETIVAMKQICVDRYTAFGTAGHADKIRPISLEKMVNHYK from the coding sequence ATGGCTCTAATCTCGATGCGCCAGCTCTTGGATCACGCTGCAGAACACAACTACGGCGTACCAGCGTTCAATGTAAACAACTTAGAACAAATGCGTGCAATTATGTTGGCCGCAGACGAAACAAATTCACCTGTCATTGTGCAGGCATCTGCCGGTGCTCGTAAATATGCAGGTGCTCCATTCTTACGTCACCTGATTTTAGCTGCAATTGAAGAATGGCCACACATTCCAGTGGTAATGCATCAAGACCACGGTACCAGCCCTGACGTATGTCAGCGTTCTATCCAGTTGGGCTTCTCATCAGTAATGATGGATGGTTCTTTGGGTGAAGATGGTAAAACACCAACTTCATATGAATACAACGTAGACGTGACTCGCCGTACTGTTCAAATGGCACATGCCTGTGGCGTTTCAGTTGAAGGTGAAATTGGTTGCCTGGGTAGCCTTGAAACAGGTATGGCGGGTGAAGAAGATGGCGTAGGTGCAGAAGGTGTGCTTGACCATTCTCAACTGCTTACTTCAGTTGAAGAAGCACGTTCGTTTGTTGCTGATACCGATGTAGATGCCTTGGCGATTGCCGTAGGTACTTCACATGGTGCATACAAATTCACGCGTCCACCTACAGGCGACATCCTGGCAATTGACCGTATTAAAGAAATTCATGCGGCATTACCAAATACCCATCTTGTCATGCACGGTTCAAGTTCTGTACCTCAAGAATGGTTGGCTGTAATCAATGAATTTGGCGGCGACATCAAGGAAACTTATGGTGTGCCTGTTGAACAACTGGTTGAAGCAATCAAACACGGTGTTCGTAAAATCAATATCGACACGGACTTGCGTTTGGCATCGACTGGTGCAATGCGCCGCATGATGGCGGAAAAACCAAGCGAATTCGATCCACGTAAATTCTTTGCAGAAACTATTGTTGCAATGAAACAAATTTGTGTAGATCGTTATACAGCATTTGGTACTGCAGGTCATGCAGACAAGATTCGTCCAATTTCTTTAGAGAAAATGGTGAATCATTATAAATAA
- a CDS encoding DMT family transporter, whose protein sequence is MELILAAACCSVVISMLLKLCKANGFDALQMIVWNYASASVLCFLWFKPDLQHISVIDTPWWLIVALGVLLPSIFLCLAKSLQYAGIIKTEIAQRLSVVLSLLAAFFIFQEQFNTLKIIGIGLGISAVLSILFSHQAAAQGQPFSKQGLLYLALVWCGYALIDVLLKYTTGLGVQFAVALNLMFICAFILSLAYIGMTTKTAGSSRNILAGLGLGVLNFANIALYVKAHILLKDTPAIVFAGMNILVVLLGALSGLILFKEKLKPATACGLALGLASVICLAYAMSV, encoded by the coding sequence ATGGAACTTATATTGGCTGCAGCATGCTGTAGTGTCGTCATCTCAATGTTGTTGAAATTATGCAAGGCTAATGGTTTTGATGCCTTGCAGATGATTGTCTGGAACTATGCCTCTGCAAGTGTACTCTGTTTTTTATGGTTTAAGCCCGATTTACAGCACATATCAGTTATCGATACGCCGTGGTGGCTGATTGTGGCGCTGGGTGTATTACTACCGAGTATTTTCCTGTGCTTGGCGAAATCACTGCAATATGCCGGTATTATCAAAACGGAAATTGCCCAGCGTTTATCGGTGGTTTTGTCTCTGTTGGCAGCATTCTTTATTTTTCAGGAACAGTTTAATACCTTAAAAATAATCGGAATCGGATTAGGGATTTCCGCCGTACTCAGTATTTTATTTTCACATCAAGCAGCAGCGCAAGGGCAGCCATTTTCAAAGCAAGGCTTGCTTTATCTGGCATTGGTCTGGTGTGGCTATGCGCTGATTGATGTATTGCTCAAGTACACCACTGGCTTGGGAGTGCAGTTTGCTGTAGCACTAAACTTGATGTTTATCTGTGCCTTCATCTTGTCGTTGGCTTATATTGGCATGACCACGAAAACAGCAGGCAGTAGTCGAAATATTCTGGCTGGATTGGGGCTGGGAGTTTTAAATTTTGCCAATATAGCCCTGTATGTCAAGGCACACATATTATTAAAAGACACACCTGCAATTGTGTTTGCAGGCATGAACATTCTTGTGGTGCTGCTGGGAGCTTTAAGTGGCTTAATTCTGTTTAAAGAAAAATTAAAACCTGCAACTGCATGCGGTCTTGCTTTAGGTTTGGCCAGTGTTATTTGCTTAGCCTATGCAATGTCTGTCTGA
- the nfsB gene encoding oxygen-insensitive NAD(P)H nitroreductase: MDLLNVSKSRYTTKAYDPSKKIHQEQFERLLEILRLTPSSINIQPWHFFIADDQGAKERIAKALVGKYAYNAPKVLDSSHTILFCTKADISEQHLDTLLKQDDLSGRFKDEKAKQGQKDSRSGYVDYYRNEKGDIQRWAENQTFIALGQMLLAAAIEGVDATPIGGFDEQIIRKELELDEKGLIPSVIMTLGFRSENDFNAQLPKSRLSREEIFTKL; this comes from the coding sequence ATGGATTTATTAAACGTTTCAAAATCACGCTACACAACGAAAGCATATGATCCCAGTAAAAAAATTCATCAAGAGCAGTTTGAACGTTTATTAGAAATCCTGCGTCTCACGCCATCCTCCATCAATATTCAGCCCTGGCATTTTTTTATTGCCGATGATCAAGGCGCCAAAGAGCGTATCGCCAAAGCCTTGGTTGGGAAATATGCCTACAATGCACCTAAAGTTCTAGATTCTTCTCATACCATTCTGTTCTGTACCAAAGCGGATATTTCAGAACAGCACCTTGATACCCTGCTCAAGCAAGATGATCTTAGTGGCCGTTTTAAAGATGAAAAAGCCAAACAGGGCCAAAAAGACAGCCGTAGCGGTTATGTGGATTATTACCGTAATGAAAAAGGGGATATTCAGCGCTGGGCAGAAAATCAGACTTTTATTGCGCTCGGTCAAATGTTACTGGCCGCAGCTATTGAAGGAGTTGATGCCACCCCTATTGGCGGATTTGATGAACAGATTATTCGCAAGGAATTGGAATTAGATGAAAAAGGGTTAATTCCATCAGTGATTATGACGCTAGGTTTCCGCAGCGAAAATGATTTCAATGCTCAGTTACCCAAGTCACGCCTGAGTCGTGAAGAAATTTTCACCAAGCTGTGA
- the hpaI gene encoding 4-hydroxy-2-oxoheptanedioate aldolase: MIDDTNHFKRRLKTQQQIGLWVGLADAYGTEIAANAGYDWLLIDGEHAPSDLRTTLSQLQSIAAYPSQAVVRPPIGSVQLIKQLLDIGAQTLLIPMVETVEQAELMVKAVRYPPEGIRGVGAALARATRWNSIPDYYATAHENICLLIQIESVTGLENLDDILKVEGIDGVFIGAVDLSATMGYQGNPNHPEVQKAVVDAIQRIRASGKAAGILSTVHEVTQKYIDLGTEFVAVGVDTSVLMNSLRELLAKYKNDAEVIKSEGGY; this comes from the coding sequence ATGATAGATGATACAAACCATTTTAAAAGACGATTAAAAACCCAACAGCAGATTGGGTTATGGGTGGGGCTGGCAGATGCTTACGGCACTGAAATTGCGGCCAATGCAGGCTATGACTGGTTACTCATTGATGGGGAACATGCACCGAGCGATTTAAGAACCACACTCTCTCAATTGCAAAGTATCGCAGCGTATCCATCACAAGCTGTGGTTCGTCCACCTATTGGCAGTGTGCAGCTGATTAAGCAACTTTTGGATATTGGGGCGCAAACTTTATTGATTCCCATGGTGGAAACGGTTGAGCAGGCTGAGCTGATGGTGAAAGCGGTACGTTATCCGCCAGAAGGAATTCGTGGCGTAGGTGCCGCATTGGCCCGTGCAACACGCTGGAACAGTATCCCGGATTATTATGCAACAGCACATGAAAATATTTGTCTGCTGATTCAGATTGAATCTGTGACAGGGCTGGAAAATCTGGATGATATTTTAAAAGTGGAGGGAATTGACGGTGTATTTATTGGCGCTGTAGATTTGTCTGCGACCATGGGATATCAGGGTAATCCGAATCATCCGGAAGTACAAAAAGCGGTTGTTGATGCCATTCAACGCATTCGGGCATCGGGTAAAGCAGCGGGGATTTTATCAACGGTGCATGAAGTAACGCAAAAATATATTGATTTGGGTACCGAGTTTGTTGCGGTAGGGGTGGATACCAGCGTATTGATGAATTCACTGCGCGAGCTTTTAGCCAAATATAAAAATGATGCGGAAGTGATAAAATCTGAAGGTGGGTATTAA
- a CDS encoding UDP-2,3-diacylglucosamine diphosphatase — translation MTYLFISDLHLSPEHPRLVRGFLDLLDSYKDKNTQLYILGDWFNAWIGDDYTAPWLDDIVHALQKFHHAGNQIYFLAGNRDFALGKKFLKQFNGTLLSEPAILKISDTTYRLEHGDLLCTDDVSYQKFRKIIRNPLLLGFLKRMPLSFRQQLANGFRKKSAETKQMKSYDIMDVNQFAVKVALEHIDVLIHGHTHRSAIHDIQGKKRIVLGDWREHSAQILEINPAHKNVKLELKTWAY, via the coding sequence GTGACCTATCTGTTTATCTCTGATTTACATTTGTCACCTGAACACCCTCGACTCGTTCGGGGGTTTTTGGATTTATTAGACAGTTATAAAGATAAAAATACCCAGCTTTATATTTTGGGTGACTGGTTTAATGCTTGGATTGGTGATGACTATACAGCCCCCTGGCTAGATGACATTGTCCATGCCCTGCAAAAGTTTCATCATGCCGGCAATCAGATATATTTTCTGGCTGGCAACCGCGATTTTGCTTTAGGCAAAAAATTCTTAAAACAATTCAATGGCACATTGCTGTCCGAACCGGCCATTTTAAAAATATCCGACACCACATACCGTTTAGAACATGGTGATCTGCTCTGCACAGACGATGTGTCCTACCAAAAATTCCGCAAGATCATTCGTAATCCATTACTTTTAGGTTTTTTAAAACGCATGCCTTTAAGTTTTCGGCAACAACTGGCTAATGGTTTCCGTAAAAAAAGTGCTGAAACCAAACAGATGAAGTCTTATGACATCATGGATGTAAATCAGTTCGCGGTGAAAGTTGCCTTAGAACATATTGACGTACTGATTCATGGCCATACTCATCGTTCTGCAATACATGATATTCAGGGTAAGAAACGGATTGTGCTAGGTGACTGGCGCGAACATTCGGCACAGATTTTAGAGATCAATCCTGCACATAAAAATGTAAAATTAGAATTAAAGACTTGGGCTTATTAA
- a CDS encoding peptidylprolyl isomerase: MSFPQVELNTNKGRIVLELNSEKAPKTVANFLEYVRDGFYDGVIFHRVIDGFMIQGGGMDENFKEKATRDSIENEADNGLSNDEGTIAMARTQAPHSASAQFFINVKNNSFLNHTGKTAQGWGYAVFGKVVEGMDVVADIKGVRTGNRGYHADVPLENVVIESAKIISE, translated from the coding sequence ATGAGTTTTCCTCAAGTCGAATTAAACACCAATAAAGGACGTATTGTTCTTGAACTTAATTCAGAAAAAGCACCTAAAACTGTGGCTAACTTCCTGGAATATGTTCGTGATGGTTTTTATGATGGCGTAATTTTCCACCGTGTAATTGACGGTTTCATGATCCAGGGCGGTGGCATGGATGAAAATTTCAAAGAAAAAGCAACGCGTGATTCAATTGAAAACGAAGCAGACAACGGTTTAAGCAATGATGAAGGTACCATCGCAATGGCGCGTACCCAAGCTCCTCATTCAGCTTCTGCTCAGTTCTTCATTAACGTGAAAAACAACTCTTTCCTTAACCACACTGGTAAAACAGCTCAAGGTTGGGGTTATGCCGTATTTGGTAAAGTAGTTGAAGGTATGGATGTCGTTGCTGATATCAAAGGCGTTCGCACAGGTAACCGTGGCTACCACGCTGACGTTCCTCTAGAGAACGTTGTGATTGAATCTGCAAAAATCATTTCTGAATAA
- a CDS encoding glutamine--tRNA ligase/YqeY domain fusion protein → MKPNDVVSSLPNNPTTSNQPVDAAQQEQQPGLDFVRQVITDDLAAGLTQQVITRFPPEPNGYLHIGHVKAICLNFGIAQEFDGVCNLRFDDTNPDAEEQEYVDGIANDVKWLGFNWNGEPRYASSYFDQLYTWAVQLIEQGDAYVDLQTPEEIKLNRGSFVEPGKNSPFRDATVEENLVRFEQMRNGELGEGQAVLRAKIDMASPNVHMRDPILYRILHSAHHQTGDKWKIYPMYDYAHPLSDAIEGVTHSLCTLEFQDHRPFYDWVVEKVKSPAVPRQYESSRLNVDYTITSKRKLRKLVEGGFVQGWDDPRMPTVVGMRRRGFTPEGLRDFCKRVGVSKSDGIVDVAMLEYCIRQSLENTAARGMAVLNPLKVTLTNLPEAMNLSHARHPNVEMGDRIIPLTSEIYIDRKDFEEVPPKGFKRLIPEGEVRLRHAYVIKCDEVIKDANGEVVELKCSIDPETLGKNPEGRKVKGVIHWVSATQGVPAEVRIYDRLFTESDPEVGDDFLANLNPESLKVVQAVIEPALAEAKPEDRFQFEREGYFVADQYDHTAEKPVFNRILDLKDSFKPGK, encoded by the coding sequence ATGAAGCCGAATGATGTTGTTTCATCCCTGCCAAATAACCCGACAACAAGTAATCAACCTGTCGATGCTGCGCAGCAAGAACAACAGCCGGGCTTAGACTTTGTACGTCAGGTCATTACTGACGATTTGGCAGCAGGCCTTACACAGCAAGTGATCACGCGTTTTCCACCAGAACCGAATGGTTATTTACACATTGGTCACGTGAAAGCGATTTGTTTGAACTTTGGTATTGCACAAGAATTTGATGGCGTATGTAACCTGCGTTTTGACGATACCAATCCGGACGCAGAAGAACAAGAATATGTGGATGGGATTGCCAACGACGTAAAATGGCTCGGTTTTAACTGGAACGGTGAACCTCGCTATGCATCTAGCTATTTTGATCAACTGTACACATGGGCAGTACAACTGATTGAACAGGGCGATGCTTATGTAGATTTACAAACACCTGAAGAAATCAAGTTAAACCGTGGTTCATTTGTAGAACCAGGTAAAAACTCTCCATTCCGTGACGCGACTGTAGAAGAAAACCTGGTGCGTTTTGAACAAATGCGTAATGGCGAGCTGGGTGAAGGTCAGGCTGTATTGCGTGCCAAGATTGATATGGCTTCTCCAAACGTGCATATGCGTGATCCAATCTTGTATCGAATTCTGCATTCTGCTCATCACCAGACTGGCGATAAATGGAAAATCTATCCAATGTACGACTATGCGCATCCATTATCTGATGCCATTGAAGGTGTGACTCACTCTTTATGTACTTTGGAATTCCAGGATCACCGTCCGTTTTATGACTGGGTTGTCGAGAAAGTTAAATCTCCAGCTGTTCCACGTCAGTATGAATCAAGCCGTCTAAATGTCGATTACACCATTACCTCTAAACGTAAACTGCGTAAACTGGTAGAAGGTGGCTTTGTACAAGGGTGGGATGATCCACGTATGCCAACCGTTGTAGGGATGCGCCGCCGTGGTTTCACGCCTGAAGGTTTGCGTGATTTCTGTAAACGCGTGGGTGTGTCCAAATCTGACGGTATTGTCGATGTTGCTATGCTGGAATACTGTATCCGTCAGTCTTTGGAAAATACTGCTGCACGTGGCATGGCGGTGTTGAATCCATTGAAAGTGACTTTGACCAACCTACCTGAAGCAATGAACCTGAGTCATGCACGTCATCCGAACGTTGAGATGGGTGATCGTATCATTCCATTAACGTCTGAAATTTACATCGACCGTAAAGACTTTGAAGAAGTACCGCCTAAAGGCTTTAAACGCTTAATTCCAGAAGGCGAAGTACGTTTACGCCATGCTTATGTGATCAAGTGTGATGAAGTGATTAAAGATGCCAATGGTGAAGTGGTTGAACTGAAATGTTCAATTGACCCTGAAACTTTAGGCAAAAATCCGGAAGGTCGTAAAGTGAAAGGCGTTATTCATTGGGTATCTGCAACCCAAGGTGTGCCTGCAGAAGTGCGTATCTACGACCGTTTATTCACTGAATCTGATCCGGAAGTGGGTGATGACTTCCTTGCCAACTTAAATCCTGAATCACTCAAAGTGGTTCAAGCGGTGATTGAACCGGCTTTAGCTGAAGCGAAGCCTGAAGACCGCTTCCAGTTTGAACGTGAAGGTTATTTCGTTGCAGATCAATATGATCACACGGCAGAAAAACCAGTGTTTAACCGTATTCTGGACTTAAAAGACAGCTTTAAGCCTGGAAAATAA
- a CDS encoding bestrophin family protein, translated as MIIRDKNNSFMLLFAWHGTILPKVMPALAVVVSLSALLVYLSAAHFLTMPEVPAIGFTIFGVILSIFLSFRNTACYDRWWEGRKLWGALIANTRHIIRDSHVLEDSQRQILMYRVMLFCYLLRDRLRHQATDIQHFRNAVNLSDGQSQQCAEHINAPQYLLEIIQKDLVLFYKQGQISDIIYSTLTRHTVAMGDIHAGCDRIMTTPLPFSYSVLLHRAVYSFCLILPFSIEASFGIWTPVIVALIAYLFLGLDALSAELEEPFGLQENDLPLNSIVRNIEREMLSSLGAEIPPVLSSYKGNLS; from the coding sequence GTGATTATTCGAGATAAAAATAATAGCTTTATGCTGTTATTTGCATGGCATGGCACAATTTTACCTAAAGTGATGCCAGCTCTAGCGGTTGTAGTCAGTTTATCGGCACTGTTGGTGTATTTAAGTGCAGCACATTTCTTGACTATGCCAGAAGTTCCTGCCATTGGCTTTACCATCTTCGGTGTGATTCTTTCGATTTTCTTAAGTTTTAGGAATACGGCCTGTTATGATCGCTGGTGGGAAGGGCGCAAGCTTTGGGGCGCACTGATTGCCAATACACGGCATATTATTCGTGATAGTCATGTGCTGGAAGACTCTCAACGTCAGATTTTGATGTATCGGGTTATGTTATTTTGTTACCTGCTACGCGACCGCTTACGTCATCAAGCAACAGATATTCAACATTTCCGAAATGCTGTCAATTTAAGCGATGGGCAATCGCAGCAATGTGCTGAACATATCAATGCGCCGCAGTATTTACTTGAGATCATACAAAAAGATTTGGTGCTGTTTTATAAGCAAGGTCAAATCAGCGACATTATCTATAGCACCTTGACTCGACATACGGTTGCCATGGGTGATATTCATGCAGGCTGTGATCGTATTATGACTACGCCATTGCCATTTTCTTATTCAGTTTTATTACATCGGGCAGTTTATTCATTCTGTTTAATTTTGCCGTTCAGTATTGAAGCGAGTTTCGGTATTTGGACACCTGTAATTGTGGCATTAATTGCCTATTTATTTTTAGGTTTAGATGCGCTCAGCGCAGAGTTGGAAGAACCATTTGGACTTCAGGAAAATGATTTACCCCTCAATTCGATTGTGCGAAATATTGAACGGGAAATGTTAAGTTCATTAGGGGCTGAAATTCCGCCAGTACTTTCAAGCTATAAAGGTAATTTAAGTTAA
- a CDS encoding SRPBCC domain-containing protein, which produces MSVVIETQMLIRKPVAEVFNAFIDPEITSKFWFTSSTGHLIENRTVDWYWEKYEVTRSVYVEQLIHNELIQFTWGEPKSTVDFIFEKLTEQETYLRIRNYDISLQGSDLIAFVIEQTGGFTTVLDGCKAYLEYGAQLNLVNDKFPPFVEMGVI; this is translated from the coding sequence ATGAGCGTAGTCATAGAAACCCAGATGTTAATTCGCAAACCGGTTGCAGAGGTGTTTAATGCCTTTATTGACCCCGAAATCACCAGCAAGTTTTGGTTTACTTCATCTACCGGACACTTGATAGAAAACAGAACGGTAGACTGGTATTGGGAAAAATATGAAGTGACCCGCAGTGTTTATGTCGAACAGCTGATTCATAATGAACTGATCCAGTTTACTTGGGGAGAACCCAAGAGCACAGTAGACTTCATTTTTGAGAAGTTAACAGAACAAGAGACTTATCTTCGCATTCGCAATTATGATATTTCTCTGCAAGGCTCAGACTTAATTGCTTTTGTGATTGAGCAAACAGGTGGTTTCACCACTGTGCTGGATGGCTGTAAGGCTTATCTGGAATATGGAGCGCAGTTAAATCTGGTCAATGACAAGTTTCCGCCATTTGTCGAAATGGGGGTGATTTAA
- a CDS encoding lecithin retinol acyltransferase family protein — MQQQKIRFPLGTHLIVKHFGYSHHGIYAGRGRVIHYSGFAHLFKKRPIEITSLEKFSFGKTIIIQQYNNPKFRGRKVVRRMRSRMNENQYHLIINNCEHLCTWAITGVESSPQVIRMMNRLTTIGYVSSLMSFMNSMLLTLTTTCFALVLYIKKKLRDKAKKQIPHYLWLKEQNHKQ; from the coding sequence ATGCAACAGCAGAAAATACGATTTCCTTTAGGGACGCATCTTATCGTTAAACATTTTGGATATTCTCATCACGGCATTTATGCAGGACGTGGCCGGGTTATTCATTATTCAGGTTTTGCCCATTTATTTAAGAAACGTCCCATTGAGATTACCTCACTGGAAAAATTCAGCTTTGGTAAAACCATTATTATCCAGCAATATAACAATCCTAAATTTCGCGGCCGCAAAGTGGTACGGCGTATGCGTTCACGAATGAACGAAAACCAGTATCATCTGATTATTAACAATTGCGAACACTTGTGTACCTGGGCCATTACTGGTGTGGAAAGCAGTCCTCAAGTCATCCGCATGATGAACCGTTTAACCACTATTGGTTATGTCAGCTCTCTCATGAGTTTTATGAACAGCATGCTGCTGACCCTCACCACCACCTGTTTTGCATTGGTGTTGTACATCAAGAAAAAGTTACGTGATAAAGCAAAAAAACAGATTCCGCATTATTTATGGTTAAAAGAACAGAATCACAAGCAGTGA
- a CDS encoding phosphodiester glycosidase family protein yields the protein MSHSSMKKILLIKCAVITLLSLTSITYAELYTRRWQTDIVDVDIVKIDQPQNLRLFLNDRQTHQPLGKFKAVAKQLKACEKLLFAMNAGMYHADYSPVGLYIEAARQQKKLNTVKQAYGNFYLQPNGVLAWNRHHSLIEKTESYQKLKFNAEYATQSGPMLVIDGQINPQFLKDSDSFKIRNAVGIKDQSLYFVISRNALSFYQFAQFFQQQLKVQNALYLDGSISSAYIPQLKRSDSLFNLGPMVAYIDQQNCATQ from the coding sequence ATGAGCCATAGCAGCATGAAGAAAATATTGTTAATAAAATGTGCAGTTATCACCTTACTCAGTTTGACCAGTATCACCTATGCAGAGCTTTATACCCGGCGCTGGCAGACTGATATTGTAGATGTTGATATTGTAAAAATAGATCAGCCACAAAACTTGCGCCTGTTTTTAAATGATCGCCAGACCCATCAACCCTTAGGTAAATTTAAAGCTGTGGCAAAACAGCTGAAAGCATGTGAAAAGCTGCTCTTTGCCATGAATGCCGGGATGTATCATGCAGACTATTCTCCGGTCGGGTTATATATTGAAGCAGCTCGGCAACAGAAAAAACTGAACACGGTCAAACAGGCATATGGCAATTTTTATCTGCAACCCAATGGCGTATTGGCCTGGAATCGGCATCACAGCCTGATCGAAAAGACAGAAAGTTATCAAAAGCTCAAGTTTAATGCCGAATACGCGACGCAATCGGGGCCTATGCTGGTGATTGATGGGCAGATTAATCCCCAATTTTTAAAAGATTCAGATTCCTTTAAGATCAGAAATGCTGTCGGGATTAAAGATCAAAGCTTATATTTTGTGATCAGTCGAAATGCGTTGAGTTTTTATCAATTTGCACAATTTTTTCAACAACAGCTTAAAGTGCAAAATGCCTTGTATCTGGACGGCTCAATCTCTAGTGCCTATATTCCGCAGTTAAAACGTTCAGATTCATTGTTTAATCTGGGACCGATGGTGGCCTATATTGATCAACAGAACTGTGCTACTCAATAA
- a CDS encoding OmpP1/FadL family transporter translates to MKRYYPGLAILCSLISSHSLAATMDQSGQSVLPFLESGHYFEASITAADPEVSGHTLGSRPDLVNPDSADNTTDNIAQTFQYQSAALKLQFVPNFSFGILYDQPFGSDLHYPLKDNGSFSDTALSQQGTQVNVDSQNLSFILGYQPVKNINLYAGPAYQTVEGHVALRGLVYAQFNGYNAKFKQDAGLGWKAGLAYQVPELALKAALTYHSKINHKINVEENILGTPLLLTDNAKTKISTPQSVNLNFQTSIMSGTLLYSNIRWVNWKDFVIRPTQFGALSALATTTLSNGSYSAGFNLDDYQKDQWSVTLGMARQLTTKWSAAFDLGWDSGTGNPRSILNPTKGYKNIGLGFQFNPESNYFISGGIKYYWLGDATAQDGTYYLPLPGVSEASQVGEFNNNHAIGYGLKIGYRF, encoded by the coding sequence ATGAAACGGTATTATCCTGGACTGGCAATATTATGCAGCCTAATCTCAAGTCATAGTCTGGCGGCAACCATGGATCAATCAGGACAATCCGTGTTGCCTTTTCTAGAATCAGGGCATTATTTTGAAGCCTCCATTACTGCTGCCGATCCTGAAGTGTCCGGGCATACCTTAGGTTCACGTCCAGATCTGGTTAATCCTGACAGTGCTGATAATACAACCGATAATATTGCCCAGACTTTCCAGTACCAGAGTGCCGCACTGAAACTGCAATTCGTTCCAAATTTCTCTTTTGGCATTCTCTATGATCAGCCATTTGGTTCAGATTTACACTATCCATTAAAAGACAATGGCAGTTTCTCCGATACCGCACTGAGCCAGCAAGGTACTCAGGTCAATGTCGACAGCCAAAACCTGAGTTTTATTTTAGGTTATCAACCTGTCAAAAATATTAACCTGTATGCCGGTCCTGCCTATCAAACCGTGGAAGGTCATGTCGCGCTACGTGGGCTGGTATATGCCCAATTTAATGGTTATAACGCCAAATTTAAACAGGATGCTGGCCTCGGCTGGAAAGCGGGTCTTGCCTATCAGGTTCCCGAGCTCGCACTAAAGGCTGCCTTGACTTATCACTCGAAAATAAATCATAAAATCAATGTAGAAGAAAACATTTTGGGCACACCTCTACTCCTAACAGACAATGCCAAAACCAAAATTTCTACCCCACAATCGGTCAATCTGAATTTCCAGACCAGTATCATGAGCGGAACTTTACTGTACTCGAACATACGATGGGTCAACTGGAAAGATTTTGTGATACGTCCTACCCAGTTCGGCGCATTATCGGCACTTGCCACCACGACCCTTAGTAATGGCAGTTATAGCGCAGGATTTAATCTGGATGATTATCAAAAAGACCAATGGAGTGTGACCTTAGGCATGGCACGACAATTAACCACGAAATGGTCCGCTGCTTTTGATCTCGGCTGGGATTCAGGCACGGGTAATCCTAGATCAATTTTAAATCCTACCAAGGGTTACAAAAATATAGGCTTGGGATTTCAGTTTAATCCTGAATCCAACTATTTTATTTCAGGGGGGATCAAATACTATTGGCTTGGTGATGCCACCGCACAAGATGGCACTTATTATCTTCCTCTTCCCGGGGTATCTGAAGCTTCACAGGTCGGTGAATTTAACAACAACCATGCGATAGGCTATGGTTTAAAAATTGGCTACAGGTTTTAA